A single window of Methylomarinum sp. Ch1-1 DNA harbors:
- a CDS encoding J domain-containing protein, producing the protein MNNNNVDFYELLEISPNANADTIDRVFRYLAQRYHPDNGDTGDASRFAGIVKAHEVLRDPEKRVAYDLHYNNLLKSRWEIKGEASSFYNSTNDAIIQDRILSVLYVKRRRNIHNPGIGNMELMRLVECPQEHIDFHLWYLKEKGWICRLENGLLAITVDGIDHVAASSTDEQKLSRLLTDQSH; encoded by the coding sequence ATGAATAATAACAATGTCGATTTTTATGAATTATTGGAAATTAGTCCTAATGCTAATGCGGATACAATAGACCGGGTATTCAGATATTTAGCCCAGCGTTATCATCCGGATAATGGCGATACCGGCGATGCCAGTCGTTTTGCCGGTATCGTCAAGGCGCATGAGGTATTGCGCGACCCGGAAAAAAGAGTCGCCTACGACCTTCATTACAATAATCTGTTGAAATCCCGATGGGAGATTAAAGGGGAGGCTAGCAGTTTTTACAATTCGACTAACGATGCTATCATTCAAGACAGGATCCTGTCTGTTTTATACGTCAAACGGCGCCGGAATATTCATAATCCGGGGATAGGCAACATGGAGTTGATGCGGCTGGTTGAATGTCCGCAAGAGCATATCGATTTTCATTTATGGTATCTGAAAGAAAAAGGCTGGATCTGTCGTTTGGAAAATGGCCTGTTGGCGATTACCGTTGACGGCATCGATCATGTGGCGGCTTCATCGACCGATGAGCAAAAATTGAGCAGGCTATTGACCGATCAGAGCCATTAG
- the accA gene encoding acetyl-CoA carboxylase carboxyl transferase subunit alpha translates to MDLKFLDFEQPIAELEAKIEELRKVEFDNDINISDTLKQLEQKCEMLTESIFTDLSDWQISQLSRHPGRPYTLDYIKLMFSDFHELHGDRTYADDPAIVCGLARLEGQPVVVIGHQKGRDTKEKIYRNFGMPRPEGYRKALRVMKLAERFKLPIICLIDTPGAYPGIGAEERGQSEAIARNLFEMSKLRTPIICTVIGEGGSGGALAIGVGDRLIMMEYSTYAVISPEGCASILWKSAEKSQLAAEAMGITSDRVREQGFLDEVVREPLGGGHRDFHKTALNLRETLIRHMYDLKEEAKDMDQLLVKRYQRIMRYGSYIEEPVK, encoded by the coding sequence ATGGATTTAAAGTTTCTCGATTTTGAACAACCCATCGCCGAGCTGGAAGCGAAAATAGAAGAGCTCCGCAAGGTAGAGTTTGATAACGATATTAATATTTCCGATACGCTGAAGCAGCTGGAACAAAAATGCGAAATGCTGACGGAAAGCATCTTTACCGATTTGAGCGATTGGCAGATTTCCCAGTTATCCAGACACCCGGGTAGGCCTTATACACTGGATTATATCAAGCTGATGTTTTCCGACTTTCACGAGCTGCATGGCGACCGCACTTATGCCGATGATCCGGCCATTGTCTGCGGCCTGGCGCGATTGGAGGGCCAGCCTGTTGTCGTGATCGGCCATCAGAAAGGTCGTGACACCAAGGAGAAAATTTATCGCAATTTCGGCATGCCGCGTCCGGAAGGGTATCGTAAAGCCCTGCGGGTGATGAAGTTAGCCGAGCGTTTTAAACTGCCGATCATCTGTCTGATCGACACACCGGGAGCTTATCCCGGCATAGGCGCCGAGGAACGCGGCCAGAGCGAGGCGATCGCCAGGAATCTGTTCGAGATGTCCAAGTTGAGAACGCCGATTATCTGCACGGTGATCGGCGAGGGCGGTTCCGGCGGAGCGTTGGCGATCGGCGTTGGCGATCGCCTGATCATGATGGAATACAGCACTTATGCGGTGATTTCGCCGGAAGGCTGCGCCTCGATTCTATGGAAAAGCGCGGAAAAATCGCAGTTGGCGGCGGAAGCGATGGGAATTACCTCCGACCGGGTGCGTGAGCAGGGCTTCCTCGATGAAGTGGTCAGGGAACCGCTGGGCGGCGGCCATCGAGATTTTCATAAAACCGCATTGAATCTGCGCGAAACATTGATACGCCACATGTATGATTTAAAAGAAGAAGCCAAGGACATGGATCAGTTGCTGGTGAAACGTTATCAGCGCATCATGCGTTATGGCTCCTATATCGAGGAGCCGGTGAAATAG
- a CDS encoding replication-associated recombination protein A, giving the protein MNDLFSAPADDFAPLASRMRPGNIDEFIGQEHLLGPGKSLRVSIENGNLHSLIFWGPPGVGKTTLAKIIAQSSRSHLIELSAVLAGVKEIRAAVNDAKNLKATRGIDTILFIDEIHRFSKSQQDSLLAPIEDGSIMLFGATTENPSFELNNALLSRLRVYVLRSLEFGSLKGLLKNALNDPQRGLGQKKLVVDDDILDLIAKAADGDARRCLNILQICADLCELKDGQETITVNVLEEVLQGQLNRFDKRGDMFYDQISALHKSVRGTNPDGALYWFARMIDGGCDPLYIARRVVRMASEDIGNADPRGLQVALDACRAYERLGSPEGELALAQAVAYLACAPKSNAVYAAYKAALADAKASGSLDVPAHLKNAPTKLMKELGHGKDYRYAHNEQDAYAAGETYLPDPLRDRQYYFPVERGLEIKIKQKLDALHQKDARFRGDKQK; this is encoded by the coding sequence ATGAACGATCTGTTTTCCGCCCCTGCCGACGACTTTGCACCGCTCGCCTCCCGGATGCGGCCGGGCAATATCGATGAATTTATCGGCCAGGAGCATTTGTTGGGCCCGGGCAAGTCATTACGCGTTTCCATCGAAAACGGCAACCTGCATTCGCTGATTTTCTGGGGCCCGCCAGGCGTCGGTAAGACCACATTGGCCAAAATCATCGCGCAATCCTCCCGCTCCCATCTGATCGAACTGTCGGCGGTGTTGGCCGGGGTCAAGGAAATCAGGGCGGCCGTCAACGACGCCAAAAACCTGAAGGCCACCCGCGGCATCGACACGATACTGTTCATCGACGAGATTCACCGATTTTCCAAAAGCCAGCAGGATTCGTTATTGGCGCCGATCGAAGACGGTTCGATCATGCTATTCGGCGCGACGACCGAAAATCCCTCGTTTGAACTGAACAACGCCCTGCTTTCGCGGTTGCGGGTCTATGTACTCAGGAGCCTGGAATTCGGCTCGTTAAAAGGCCTGTTGAAAAACGCCCTGAACGACCCGCAGCGCGGCTTGGGACAGAAGAAGCTTGTCGTCGACGATGACATTCTGGATCTGATCGCCAAAGCCGCCGACGGCGACGCCCGCCGCTGCCTGAATATTCTGCAGATCTGCGCCGACCTCTGTGAGCTTAAAGACGGCCAGGAAACCATCACCGTCAATGTCTTGGAAGAAGTCCTGCAGGGCCAGCTGAATCGTTTCGATAAACGCGGCGATATGTTCTACGACCAGATATCGGCGCTGCATAAATCGGTGCGCGGCACCAATCCGGACGGCGCGCTGTATTGGTTCGCCCGCATGATCGACGGCGGTTGCGATCCCTTGTATATCGCCCGCCGAGTGGTGCGCATGGCTTCCGAGGATATCGGCAACGCCGACCCGCGCGGCTTACAAGTAGCGCTGGACGCCTGCCGGGCTTACGAACGCCTGGGCAGCCCGGAGGGCGAATTGGCGCTGGCCCAGGCCGTCGCCTATCTGGCCTGCGCACCGAAAAGCAACGCCGTCTATGCGGCTTATAAAGCGGCGCTGGCCGACGCCAAAGCCAGTGGCTCACTGGATGTGCCGGCGCACCTGAAAAACGCGCCGACCAAGCTGATGAAAGAGCTGGGGCATGGCAAGGATTATCGATACGCCCATAACGAGCAGGACGCCTATGCGGCCGGTGAAACCTATTTACCCGATCCATTGAGAGACCGGCAATATTATTTTCCGGTGGAACGGGGCTTGGAAATCAAGATCAAGCAGAAATTGGATGCCTTGCATCAAAAAGACGCCAGATTCCGCGGCGACAAGCAAAAATAA
- a CDS encoding Hsp70 family protein, with the protein MNNLFGHVKQQEQASAEDYSGEQSVEHQEPEEQSPEESNRGESSQPDHEGARYSVGIDLGTTHCVVSYVDLWESGDEVVQEVMPIPQLTAPGEVEEKSQLPSFLYLPHEAEIAEGSTALPWSSKPEYLVGDIARNMGGKTPIRLVASAKSWLCHAGVDCKEPILPADAPEEIERVSPFQATQAYLRHMCDAWQYKHPDAPLAEQDVAITVPASFDPAARELTAEAARSVGLDHALLLEEPQSALYSWIEMSEGDWRNHVNVGDIILVVDIGGGTTDLSLIAVTERDGSLELTRVAVGDHILLGGDNMDLALAYTVKAKLEKDSGKRLEAWQLQALTHACRDAKEKLFNDPEIDNIPLVVASRGSSLIGGTLRTELTRGEVDQILVEGFLPEIEAAERPVSRPRSGLRSAGLPYAQDAGITRHLAAFLSKQLSATDELKDIQLPENASFLHPSAVLFNGGVLKAGLLAERLMKVLNSWLQAEQAPEARLLEGANLDLAVARGAAYYGFVRKGKGVRIKGGTAASYYVGVESAMPAVPGMPPEIEALCIAPFGMEEGTEEELPDDEFGLIVGEPVRFRFFASNVRREDRVGARLDYWAEDELEELEEIEIILPEEGRRAGEVVPVHLSAAVTEVGTLELHAVSQQDGQRWKIEFEVRAGEE; encoded by the coding sequence ATGAATAATTTGTTCGGACACGTAAAACAGCAAGAACAGGCTTCCGCCGAAGATTATTCGGGGGAACAGTCTGTCGAACATCAGGAGCCAGAGGAGCAGAGCCCTGAAGAATCCAACCGCGGTGAGTCGAGTCAACCCGACCACGAGGGGGCGCGTTACTCGGTAGGTATCGACCTCGGCACGACCCACTGCGTCGTTTCCTATGTCGATTTATGGGAAAGCGGCGACGAGGTGGTGCAGGAAGTCATGCCGATTCCGCAGCTGACCGCGCCCGGCGAGGTGGAAGAGAAAAGCCAATTGCCGTCGTTTTTATATTTGCCGCATGAGGCTGAGATCGCCGAAGGCTCCACGGCTTTGCCTTGGTCGTCTAAGCCTGAATATCTGGTTGGCGATATTGCCCGCAATATGGGGGGCAAAACGCCGATACGTCTGGTGGCCAGCGCCAAGAGTTGGCTGTGTCATGCCGGCGTCGACTGCAAGGAACCGATTTTGCCGGCCGATGCGCCGGAAGAAATCGAGCGGGTGTCGCCGTTTCAGGCGACTCAAGCTTATTTGCGCCACATGTGTGATGCCTGGCAGTATAAACATCCCGATGCGCCGTTAGCGGAGCAGGATGTCGCCATTACCGTGCCGGCGTCCTTCGATCCCGCCGCTCGCGAGTTGACGGCCGAAGCGGCCCGTTCGGTCGGCCTGGATCATGCCCTGTTGCTGGAAGAGCCGCAATCCGCCTTATACAGCTGGATCGAAATGAGCGAAGGCGATTGGCGCAACCATGTCAATGTCGGCGACATCATTCTGGTCGTCGATATCGGTGGCGGCACCACCGACTTGTCATTAATCGCCGTGACCGAACGGGACGGCAGCCTGGAATTAACCCGAGTCGCGGTCGGCGATCACATTCTGCTGGGCGGCGACAACATGGATCTGGCCTTGGCCTATACCGTCAAGGCGAAACTGGAAAAAGACAGCGGCAAGCGTCTGGAGGCCTGGCAATTACAAGCCTTGACCCATGCCTGTCGGGACGCCAAGGAAAAACTGTTCAATGATCCCGAGATCGATAACATTCCGTTGGTCGTGGCCAGTCGCGGCTCGTCGCTGATCGGCGGCACGTTGCGCACCGAGCTGACCCGTGGCGAAGTCGATCAGATCTTGGTGGAAGGCTTTTTGCCGGAAATCGAAGCTGCGGAAAGGCCGGTTTCAAGACCGCGTTCCGGGTTGAGATCGGCCGGTCTGCCTTACGCCCAGGATGCCGGCATCACTCGTCATCTAGCGGCTTTTCTGTCCAAACAGTTGAGCGCCACCGATGAACTGAAAGATATTCAACTGCCCGAAAATGCAAGTTTTCTTCATCCTAGCGCAGTCTTGTTCAATGGCGGCGTGTTAAAAGCCGGCTTGTTGGCCGAACGCCTGATGAAGGTGTTGAATTCATGGTTGCAGGCCGAGCAGGCGCCGGAAGCCAGATTGCTCGAAGGCGCCAATTTGGATCTGGCGGTGGCGCGTGGCGCGGCCTATTATGGTTTTGTCCGCAAAGGCAAGGGCGTGCGCATCAAAGGCGGCACCGCGGCTTCCTATTATGTCGGCGTGGAAAGCGCGATGCCCGCCGTTCCCGGCATGCCGCCGGAAATCGAGGCCTTGTGTATCGCCCCGTTCGGCATGGAAGAAGGCACCGAAGAAGAACTGCCGGATGACGAGTTCGGCCTGATCGTCGGCGAGCCGGTGCGTTTTCGTTTCTTTGCCTCCAATGTCCGCCGCGAGGATCGGGTTGGTGCGCGACTCGATTATTGGGCCGAGGATGAGCTGGAAGAGTTGGAGGAAATCGAAATCATCCTGCCTGAAGAGGGGCGCCGCGCCGGCGAGGTGGTGCCGGTGCATCTATCGGCCGCGGTCACCGAAGTCGGCACGCTGGAATTGCATGCCGTTTCCCAGCAGGATGGCCAGCGCTGGAAAATCGAGTTCGAGGTCAGGGCGGGCGAAGAGTAA